A single window of Colletes latitarsis isolate SP2378_abdomen chromosome 4, iyColLati1, whole genome shotgun sequence DNA harbors:
- the LOC143341354 gene encoding chymotrypsin-2-like, which translates to MNALAVLLVLGSVIVANSKLDPRIVGGQVATRGKYPYQVSIRQSFRHICGGSIINEYFILTAAHCIYYTIADQIKVVVGSNYLNEFGVYYQAAELFYPLTYNNDLIIDDIGLIRVNRYIEFNELVQPILLAPVYDINPGETAVVTGWGRLSTDGVIPNSLQEIYLTVISQDKCKGMYWILTKNNICTLTKMNEGVCNGDSGGPMVVSGSQVGIVSYGFPCAMGWPDVYTRVYPYIDWINNISRNYTTGNAVNVRSNKWSTLLLAISTLLGYLHLTL; encoded by the exons ATGAATGCGTTAGCTGTTCTTTTAGTCCTTGGCTCGGTTATCGTTGCCAATA GCAAGCTGGATCCACGTATCGTTGGCGGTCAAGTTGCTACGCGGGGTAAATATCCTTACCAAGTATCAATAAGACAATCGTTTAGACACATATGTGGAGGATCCATTATTAACGAATACTTTATCCTCACCGCTGCTCACTGCATttatta TACAATTGCCGATCAAATCAAAGTCGTCGTTGGaagtaattatttaaacgaATTTGGAGTATATTATCAAGCTGCAGAATTATTTTACCCTCTTACCTACAACAACGATTTAATTATTGACGATATCGGATTAATACGCGTAAATAGATACATTGAATTCAACGAACTAGTTCAACCTATCCTTCTCGCGCCTGTATATGATATTAATCCAGGCGAAACTGCCGTTGTCACTGGTTGGGGAAGATTGTCT aCTGATGGTGTAATACCTAACTCGTTACAAGAGATTTACTTGACTGTAATATCACAAGACAAATGCAAGGGTATGTACTGGatattgacaaaaaataataTCTGTACGTTGACCAAGATGAACGAGGGTGTTTGCAAT GGTGACTCCGGTGGTCCTATGGTCGTGAGTGGCTCACAAGTCGGAATCGTTTCGTACGGTTTTCCATGTGCAATGGGATGGCCTGACGTGTACACCAGAGTATATCCTTACATAGATTGGATAAATAACATATCACGAAACTATACTACAGGGAATGCAGTCAACGTACGCTCAAACAAGTGGTCCACACTGTTACTCGCAATATCAACACTCCTGGGATACTTACATTTAACCTTataa